Proteins encoded together in one Anopheles darlingi chromosome 3, idAnoDarlMG_H_01, whole genome shotgun sequence window:
- the LOC125957917 gene encoding uncharacterized protein LOC125957917 has product MPKSVVKKEETSYDGNRSSVLKRKNPHPVRDLFKPLGDTQQMCRFCGWSTRENATRMMKHIISVCQSAPASTRRSMQDLAESNAERENRSLLSVHNKKDIHSYFRQCENGKKRECVYCEWKTILNLTRMRNHLVMMCKEVPISVRAQFLKLELVEAKEELLETTQPEYESFRIVNVLEDGVRKDFEIVSSDQLPEEVDSLEVVHEEGDVTNPNSTYYYEVNQEDGYFLQEVDDNDQHTANELIALDRADESRSASESRSLHHKNDEQQHRQQQRSTVASKVVMVEEDSNEEDEDDGTIEAEKQQQQQHETERQTMENEAAEDTLLNLNCNNCFWCQKSLMANGGTAIMRNNKLYCSRVCAIAKKKPKTPERRDSGKSPEPQPSRPVSSASFSSSTAGPRGTSTPNQPKSTDDKAKPNEISLRKRILLGSKPILRQKAVIASRVTNPLARVSHSPKKRGNSGPLLRSEKVSIIKKEDSPKQVQQQKQQMKAEPLPTKEIEKPATPIRSSTSSMDTEAAVSEEGSCHSFGGGQVYPQEAPQTVDHKLQYTKAVISRPAPYFEATAVVDGAFKKVKLSDYLGKYLVFFFYPLDFTFVCPTEILAFSDRVAEFRKLNTEVIAASIDSHFTHLAWINTPRKEGGLGKINIPLVSDITHSIAKDYGVFLDDLGHTLRGLFIIDNRGILRQITMNDLPVGRSVDETLRLVQAFQYTDKHGEVCPAGWKPGQDTIVPNPEAKIKYFEKNN; this is encoded by the exons ATGCCAAAATCCGtggtgaagaaggaagagaccAGCTACGACGGTAACCGTTCCTCGGTGCTGAAACGCAAGAATCCGCATCCAGTGAGGGACCTGTTTAAGCCTCTTGGCGATACACAGCAGATGTGCCGCTTCTGTGGCTGGTCTACGCGTGAAAACGCTACCCGAATGATGAAGCACATCATCAGCGTGTGCCAATCGGCACCGGCCAGCACTCGACGCTCGATGCAGGATTTGGCGGAGTCGAACGCGGAGCGGGAGAACCGGTCGCTGTTGTCCGTACACAACAAAAAGGACATTCACAGCTACTTCCGCCAGTGCGAAAACGGCAAGAAGCGAGAATGTGTGTACTGCGAGTGGAAGACGATACTCAATCTGACGCGGATGCGAAACCACCTCGTGATGATGTGCAAGGAGGTACCGATTTCGGTCCGGGCTCAGTTCTTGAAACTGGAACTTGTCGAAGCGAAGGAGGAATTGTTAGAAACGACGCAACCGGAGTACGAGTCGTTTCGCATCGTGAACGTGCTGGAGGATGGAGTCCGCAAGGATTTTGAGATCGTCTCCAGCGACCAGCTGCCGGAAGAGGTGGATTCGCTAGAGGTGGTGCATGAGGAGGGGGACGTTACGAACCCGAACAGCACCTACTACTACGAGGTGAACCAGGAGGATGGATACTTCCTTCAAGAGGTAGACGATAACGATCAGCATACAGCCAACGAACTTATAGCGCTCGACAGGGCGGACGAGAGCCGTAGCGCTTCCGAATCTCGCTCCCTGCACCACAAGAACGATGAACAACagcacaggcagcagcagcgttccaCCGTGGCCAGTAAGGTCGTTATGGTAGAAGAGGACTCAaatgaggaagatgaagatgatggtacGATCGAAgctgagaagcagcagcagcagcagcatgaaacaGAGCGACaaacgatggaaaatgaagctgctgaagaCACGCTACTCAATCTGAACTGTAACAATTGCTTCTGGTGCCAGAAATCGTTGATGGCAAACGGTGGGACGGCGATCATGCGAAACAATAAGCTTTACtgttcccgtgtgtgtgcgatagcGAAGAAAAAGCCTAAGACTCCCGAGCGACGAGATTCCGGCAAGTCGCCGGAACCGCAACCATCCAGGCCAGTCTCTTCCGCctcattttcctcttccacGGCCGGCCCCAGAGGAACCTCTACGCCGAACCAACCGAAATCGACCGACGATAAAGCGAAGCCGAACGAAATCTCACTTCGAAAGCGAATTCTACTCGGTTCGAAACCAATCTTGCGACAAAAGGCGGTGATCGCCTCACGGGTTACGAATCCTCTAGCAAGGGTTTCACATTCACCGAAGAAACGCGGCAATAGTGGTCCACTATTGCGTTCCGAAAAAGTATCCATTATCAAGAAGGAAGATTCGCCGAAGCAGgtacagcaacagaagcagcagatgaaAGCAGAACCGTTGCCGACTAAAGAGATAGAAAAACCCGCCACGCCAATTCGTTCCAGTACCTCGTCAATG gaCACCGAGGCAGCTGTTAGCGAGGAAGGATCTTGCCATTCGTTCGGCGGCGGTCAGGTTTACCCCCAGGAAGCGCCACAAACCGTGGATCACAAGCTGCAGTACACGAAGGCGGTCATTTCGCGGCCGGCCCCCTACTTCGAGGCGACGGCCGTGGTGGACGGAGCGTTCAAGAAGGTGAAGCTCTCCGATTATCTCGGCAAGTACCTGGTGTTCTTCTTCTACCCGCTCGACTTTACCTTCGTCTGTCCGACGGAGATCCTTGCCTTCTCGGATCGGGTGGCCGAGTTCAGGAAGCTAAACACAGAGGTTATCGCCGCGAGTATCGACTCCCACTTTACCCATCTGGCGTGGATCAATACGCCCCGCAAGGAGGGTGGATTGGGCAAGATCAACATCCCACTCGTCAGCGACATTACCCACAGTATCGCTAAGGATTACGGTGTCTTCTTGGATGATCTTGGCCACACGCTACG CGGTCTCTTCATTATCGACAATCGTGGAATTTTGCGTCAAATCACGATGAATGATTTGCCCGTTGGACGATCGGTGGACGAGACGCTCCGATTAGTGCAGGCATTCCAGTACACCGATAAGCACGGCGAAGTGTGCCCAGCTGGATGGAAACCAGGACAAGATACG ATTGTACCGAATCCGGAAGCAAAGATAAAATATTTTGAGAAGAATAACTAA
- the LOC125957937 gene encoding vacuolar protein sorting-associated protein VTA1 homolog, translating into MATNFPAVSPVMKPIQHYLKTAQEHDGRDPIVAYWCRLYALQTGLKIPQQSPDDRKLLLAIMDWLEKTKTQMADNESITHEVAAQAYLENYALKLFLYADKQDRAANFGKNVVKAFYTAGMIYDVCLIFGELTEEVTQNRKYAKWKASYIHNCLKNGETPVAGPLPMEDDTDELANELAKLGPAPGPAPGPAVAPQPQPGPSHVGFQPTPPPTAGGGTNNSIEIDHSDPFSKLKAPTPPSEPEKSPGGFVPYTGGSTFDTLKVVNPSGVQLLPEQVVKAQKYCRWAESALNYDDVGTSITNLQKALRLLQTGKDE; encoded by the coding sequence ATGGCGACCAACTTTCCGGCCGTTTCGCCGGTGATGAAACCGATTCAGCATTACCTCAAGACGGCACAGGAGCACGATGGGCGCGATCCGATCGTCGCCTACTGGTGTCGTTTGTATGCGCTCCAGACGGGACTAAAGATCCCGCAGCAGAGCCCCGACGATCgcaagctgctgctcgctATCATGGACTGGCTGGAAAAGACCAAGACCCAGATGGCGGATAACGAGTCGATCACGCATGAAGTGGCGGCCCAGGCGTACCTGGAGAACTACGCCTTGAAGCTGTTCTTGTACGCGGACAAGCAGGATCGGGCCGCCAACTTTGGCAAGAACGTCGTGAAAGCCTTCTACACGGCCGGCATGATCTATGACGTGTGTCTCATCTTTGGCGAGCTGACCGAGGAGGTAACACAGAACCGCAAGTACGCCAAATGGAAGGCCTCGTACATTCACAACTGCCTGAAGAACGGAGAAACGCCCGTCGCTGGACCACTGCCGATGGAAGACGACACGGATGAGCTGGCGAACGAGCTGGCAAAGCTgggaccagcaccagggcCGGCACCTGGACCAGCGGTTGCCCCACAACCACAGCCCGGACCGAGCCATGTCGGATTTCaaccaacaccgccaccaaccgctGGTGGGGGAACCAACAattcgatcgaaatcgatcattCGGATCCGTTCAGCAAACTGAAGGCCCCGACACCGCCGAGTGAACCGGAGAAATCCCCCGGTGGCTTCGTACCGTATACCGGTGGTTCCACCTTCGATACACTGAAGGTCGTCAATCCGTCCggtgtgcagctgctgccggaacAGGTCGTCAAGGCGCAAAAATATTGTCGCTGGGCCGAAAGTGCCTTAAACTATGATGACGTCGGTACGTCGATCACAAATCTTCAAAAAGCGCTTCGTTTACTGCAGACAGGCAAGGACGAATAG
- the LOC125957919 gene encoding dnaJ homolog subfamily C member 2, giving the protein MAVASGKKTEGRVLTVALRTNYDVRRSKAGELWTEGFEYLQYLHETKPIDPKCPPTKTELIAAGKLPPDQEEVIDPEALFEELFEVDIDYLKSLDPKDWKNQDHYAVLGLKRMRFVATDEDIKRAYRKIVLKHHPDKRKALGEEVKQDDDYFHCITMAYETLGSLKNRRAFDSIDPEFDDSLPSQSEIDKDFYAALRDVFRRNARWNESKRAAPLLGDDNTPREQVEDFYDFWYNFQSWREFSYLDEEDKDKGQDREERRWIEKQNKAIRLKRKKEESARIRALVDLAYNSDPRVVRFKREEKERKLAAKRAKQNAYQAQKAEEERVAKEAAAAKQRAEEAEQKRIEQIQVERERTKRLLKKERKLLRDTAKNKEYFATDDKERLKHLEGVEKLIESFKLLELQDFNKELTTGGRDVFVKALDELETKLDAERRAAVVQQSNAIPNNTGLKVVNRKALWSHENVQLLIKAVNLFPAGTISRWDVIANYLNQHGTELGELRFYAKDILNKAKELQSGDFSKSDLKTVVNQQAYESFERSKKDLKIIDNSEISTKEAEEQEEQAKQNARAAKTKAKAAATTTRQNGSADNSGKSPMVNGRHNDAATTDADGSLEGKENRNKQPKQQSQQPQQTTVVNGDNKQAVEETAPAVTVGDGGKAAPKSSKKDKEAANRVWSKEEQALLEQAIKTYPVSCGADRWDRIAECIPNRTKKDCMRRVKELVDLVNAKREAQQGVK; this is encoded by the exons atggcggtggccagcGGCAAGAAGACGGAAGGACGTGTGCTAACTGTTGCCTTGCGAACCAACTACGATGTGCGGCGCAGTAAGGCCGGCGAGCTGTGGACCGAGGGTTTCGAGTACCTGCAGTACctacacgaaacgaaaccgatcgatccgaagTGTCCACCGACCAAGACGGAGCTGATCGCGGCCGGAAAACTGCCACCGGATCAGGAAGAAGTCATCGACCCGGAAGCACTGTTCGAGGAGCTGTTCGAGGTGGATATCGACTATCTCAAGAGCTTGGACCCGAAGGATTGGAAGAACCAGGATCACTATGCCGTGCTTGGACTGAAAAGGATGAG GTTCGTGGCAACGGATGAGGATATCAAGCGTGCCTACCGCAAGATCGTGCTGAAACACCACCCGGACAAGCGGAAAGCGTTGGGCGAGGAGGTGAAGCAAGATGACGATTACTTCCATTGCATCACGATGGCGTACGAGACGCTCGGTTCGCTGAAGAACCGCCGTGCGTTtgattcgatcgatcccgaGTTTGATGATTCGCTACCGTCGCAATCGGAGATCGACAAGGACTTttacgctgcgctgcgtgaCGTGTTCCGCCGCAATGCGCGCTggaacgaatcgaaacgagCTGCCCCGCTGCTCGGAGACGACAATACGCCACGAGAGCAGGTGGAAGACTTCTACGACTTTTGGTACAACTTTCAGAGCTGGCGCGAATTTAGCTACCTGGATGAGGAGGATAAGGATAAGGGGCAGGATAGGGAGGAGCGTCGGTGGATCGAGAAGCAAAACAAGGCGATCCGGTTGAAGCGCAAGAAGGAAGAATCGGCCCGCATCCGGGCGCTGGTTGATCTGGCGTATAACAGCGATCCGCGCGTGGTGCGATTCAAGCGCGAAGAGAAGGAGCGCAAGCTGGCGGCTAAGCGAGCAAAGCAGAACGCCTACCAGGCGCAGAAGGCCGAGGAGGAGCGCGTTGCTaaggaagcggcagcagctaaGCAACGAGCCGAGGAGGCGGAACAGAAGCGCATCGAGCAGATACAGGTGGAACGTGAGCGCACCAAGCGACTGCTCAAAAAGGAGCGCAAGCTGCTGCGTGATACGGCTAAAAACAAAGAGTATTTCGCAACCGACGATAAGGAGCGTCTGAAGCATCTGGAAGGCGTCGAGAAGCTGATCGAATCATTCAAGCTGCTGGAGTTGCAGGATTTCAACAAAGAGCTCACGACCGGTGGCCGAGACGTGTTCGTGAAGGCACTGGATGAACTCGAGACGAAGCTCGATGCGGAGCGCAGGGCCGCGGTAGTACAGCAATCGAACGCAATACCGAACAACACGGGTCTGAAGGTGGTAAACCGGAAGGCACTGTGGTCACACGAGAACGTGCAACTGCTGATCAAGGCGGTCAACCTGTTCCCGGCTGGTACGATCTCCCGCTGGGACGTGATAGCGAACTATCTCAACCAGCACGGTACCGAACTGGGCGAGCTACGCTTCTACGCGAAGGACATCCTCAATAAGGCGAAGGAGCTGCAGAGTGGTGACTTCTCCAAGAGCGACCTGAAAACCGTGGTGAACCAGCAGGCGTACGAGTCGTTCGAACGCAGCAAGAAGGATCTCAAGATCATCGATAACTCCGAAATCAGCACCAAGGAGGCggaagagcaggaagagcagGCAAAACAGAATGCCCGCGCTGCAAAGACAAAGGCGAaggcagcggcgacgacgactcgacAGAACGGCAGCGCCGATAACAGTGGCAAGTCACCGATGGTCAACGGGCGTCATAATGACGCCGCAACTACCGATGCTGATGGCAGTTTGGAAGGCAAAGAGAATCGCAACaagcaaccgaagcagcaatcacagcaaccgcagcagacGACAGTTGTCAATGGCGATAACAAGCAGGCAGTGGAAGAAACAGCGCCGGCAGTGACGGTTGGAGACGGTGGAAAGGCGGCACCGAAATCGAGCAAGAAGGACAAGGAAGCGGCAAATCGTGTGTGGAGCAAGGAAGAGCAGGCGCTGCTAGAGCAGGCCATCAAGACGTATCCCGTGTCGTGCGGGGCCGATCGCTGGGACCGGATAGCGGAGTgcataccgaaccgaacgaagaaGGACTGTATGCGGCGGGTGAAGGAGCTGGTCGATCTGGTTAATGCAAAGCGCGAAGCACAGCAGGGCGTCAAATAG